A single region of the Borrelia hermsii DAH genome encodes:
- the rpsT gene encoding 30S ribosomal protein S20: MGNNPSALKRARQNLKRNLRNVSVKSELKTIEKRCMSLIREGKKEEALEFFKFVSKKLDTAARKRIIHRNKAARKKSNLSILLLR, translated from the coding sequence TTGGGCAATAATCCATCAGCATTAAAGCGGGCTCGACAAAATTTGAAGCGAAATCTGAGAAATGTAAGCGTTAAGAGTGAATTAAAAACAATAGAAAAGCGTTGTATGAGTCTTATAAGAGAAGGGAAGAAAGAGGAAGCTTTGGAATTTTTTAAATTTGTTTCAAAAAAGTTAGATACCGCTGCTAGGAAAAGAATAATTCATAGGAATAAAGCTGCGCGTAAAAAATCAAATTTGAGTATTTTGTTATTACGATAA
- the ychF gene encoding redox-regulated ATPase YchF, with product MSLNVGIVGLPNVGKSTLFSSLTASKSEIANYPFCTIDPNIGIVEIPDFRLSEIASLVMSKKTVPAVMEFVDIAGLVKGASRGEGLGNKFLANIREVSIIVHVIRCFEDREVIHVDGDVNPQRDISTINTELCLADLDTVQKSILKNEKNVKSVDKKVSENAKIIVSMLKRLEKHLMNVRPAIEFEFDEFGHNFIKSLNLLTIKKVIYVCNVDESSLCGNKYTDTVRDIALSEGNNYLILCAKLEAELAEIKDLNDRKELLESMGIKDSGLSNLIRTTYYALGLRTYFTAGEQEVRAWTFIDGMKAPEAAGIIHSDFQRGFIKAEVYSFDDLVEFQGVQGVKEKGRLRLEGRDYLVRDGDIIFFKFNV from the coding sequence ATGTCACTTAATGTGGGAATAGTGGGGCTACCTAATGTTGGTAAATCTACTTTGTTTTCGTCCTTGACAGCATCAAAATCAGAGATTGCTAATTATCCTTTTTGTACTATTGATCCAAATATAGGTATAGTAGAAATACCTGATTTTAGGCTTTCAGAAATTGCTAGTTTGGTTATGTCAAAAAAAACTGTTCCTGCTGTAATGGAATTTGTCGATATTGCAGGGCTTGTGAAGGGAGCTTCTAGGGGAGAGGGACTTGGTAATAAATTTTTGGCCAATATTCGTGAGGTTTCTATTATTGTGCATGTTATTAGATGTTTTGAAGATAGAGAAGTTATCCATGTTGATGGAGATGTAAATCCGCAAAGAGATATAAGCACAATTAATACAGAGTTATGTCTTGCAGATCTTGATACTGTACAAAAAAGCATTTTAAAGAATGAAAAAAATGTAAAGAGCGTTGATAAAAAGGTTAGTGAGAATGCAAAAATAATTGTTTCAATGCTTAAGAGACTTGAGAAGCATTTGATGAATGTTAGGCCGGCAATTGAATTTGAGTTCGATGAATTTGGGCATAATTTTATCAAATCTTTAAATCTTTTGACTATTAAAAAGGTTATATATGTTTGTAATGTTGATGAGAGTTCTCTTTGTGGTAATAAATATACAGATACTGTAAGGGATATAGCTTTAAGTGAGGGTAATAATTATTTAATTTTGTGTGCTAAGCTTGAAGCAGAACTTGCTGAGATTAAGGACTTGAATGATCGAAAAGAGTTGCTTGAGTCTATGGGAATAAAGGATAGCGGTCTTAGTAATTTAATACGAACAACTTATTATGCTTTGGGCTTGAGAACCTATTTTACAGCGGGAGAGCAGGAAGTTAGAGCTTGGACTTTTATTGATGGAATGAAAGCCCCAGAAGCCGCAGGTATTATTCACAGTGATTTTCAGAGAGGTTTTATTAAGGCGGAAGTGTATTCATTTGATGACTTGGTTGAATTTCAGGGCGTTCAGGGCGTAAAGGAGAAAGGGCGCCTTAGGCTTGAGGGGAGAGATTACTTGGTAAGAGATGGTGATATAATTTTCTTTAAATTTAATGTTTAA
- a CDS encoding bactofilin family protein, whose amino-acid sequence MPVNVKDSYKWDCKLDASLIFRGKLRFEGALYLDSSFEGDIFSKSGILFIGKNSKVITDVVICDTLVIEGILKGNVNASNKVYLNSGCKIYGDVKTKKIFINDNIVFDGKCEMIKSNESIDLFSFTVSQLKDTFQ is encoded by the coding sequence ATGCCTGTTAATGTTAAAGATTCTTACAAATGGGATTGTAAGTTGGATGCAAGCTTAATTTTCAGAGGAAAGTTAAGGTTTGAGGGTGCTTTATATCTTGATTCTTCTTTTGAGGGTGATATTTTTTCAAAAAGTGGAATACTTTTTATAGGTAAAAATAGTAAAGTTATTACAGATGTGGTAATTTGTGATACTTTAGTAATTGAGGGGATTTTAAAGGGAAATGTTAATGCTAGCAATAAGGTTTATTTAAATAGTGGTTGTAAGATATATGGCGATGTTAAGACAAAAAAGATATTTATTAATGATAATATAGTCTTTGATGGTAAGTGTGAAATGATTAAATCTAATGAAAGCATAGATTTATTTTCTTTTACAGTTTCACAACTAAAAGATACTTTTCAATGA
- a CDS encoding insulinase family protein has translation MKKKKFFSLISKTYLEEYDAEGCYFQHESGLEIFELKSSSFKENAFGIAFKTIPLNNTGVAHILEHTIFCGSNKYRIKDPFLYLMKGSLNTFLNAMTFPDKTLYPAASTIQKDYFNLFKIYADAVFNPLLKKEAFMQEGYNINPNNFKLSGIVLNEMKGNYSNKNSLINEIATNSLFCEGTYKYDSGGNPINIIDLTYEEFIEFYNKHYTLENCKIFLFGNIETNKNLNFIEKYIIRPYTKEKLNINYNIDKTARWKQGKTLSFDIPKETENTLGVYVINWLCTDIENIKENIGLEILSEILLDSSCQFTINMLKSEIGDVIADVSGINTDIKECVFSFGLQNVLPGKIEKFKNMVFNELKNLVKVKIPKELIQGILFGYEFALREEKGQGWPISLMIKSFKGWIHGMHPTETLKINYHLDEIKNKLERGEPYFENLIEKYLLNNNHYTLIHFNPSDKILKEMEEKIEKKLMDREIDIKKNPKKLAEFTKDYNQFKDYQKKSDLKSGIAKLPMLKIEDLPKEVEKSLNLNETPELKAHTFELKKNNNIFSVHLFFKLDLLQKEDFMHLSLLKRAIQDLSSQNYSYVDLNNKIQNILGQLNIYESYEEDIQGNMINLFNITFKSFNNKIQESFILIKEILTNINFHDYDRLKEVVLSLKNDFKSILIPKGHIFATTRSESKLSQSKYLRELQFGITGREYWQKIKIDIESLKELACNLENLKNKIIFKDNLSSLLIGNTNDVIKRLESELFTLRESLSEKTDINNPLTIQPSSNTLKEIIIIPSKISFNSMSFVSYAITDENYPKINFLTHILKSGILWEKIRVLGGAYGAFASITNGIFSFTSYRDPNFVKTYQAFEASLEELANNEIKNEELYTYLVGVIGLSTNVKTKSIEILESYKRKMLNISDQLRQDIRNAYFKITSTDIKNISEQVLHQLKQKSSLTSLVSNATYEDEKEKLEALIGKKYRLKKIY, from the coding sequence ATGAAGAAAAAAAAATTTTTCAGTTTAATTTCAAAAACTTACTTAGAAGAATATGATGCTGAAGGATGCTATTTTCAACATGAGAGCGGATTAGAAATATTTGAATTAAAAAGCAGCTCATTTAAAGAAAATGCCTTTGGAATAGCATTCAAGACTATTCCCCTAAATAATACTGGAGTCGCTCATATTTTAGAGCACACGATTTTTTGCGGTTCAAACAAATACAGAATAAAAGATCCTTTTCTTTATTTGATGAAAGGAAGCCTAAACACCTTTTTAAATGCAATGACATTTCCAGATAAAACTCTCTATCCAGCAGCATCTACAATCCAAAAAGATTATTTTAACTTATTCAAAATATATGCCGATGCTGTTTTTAATCCATTGCTTAAAAAAGAAGCTTTCATGCAGGAAGGTTATAATATAAACCCAAATAACTTTAAACTATCTGGCATTGTTCTAAATGAAATGAAGGGTAATTATTCCAACAAAAATTCTTTAATTAATGAAATTGCCACCAATTCTCTCTTTTGTGAGGGCACTTATAAGTACGACTCCGGGGGCAATCCTATCAATATCATTGACCTTACATACGAAGAATTTATTGAATTTTATAACAAACACTATACACTAGAAAACTGTAAAATATTTTTATTTGGCAATATTGAAACTAATAAAAATCTCAATTTTATTGAAAAATATATAATTAGACCTTACACAAAGGAAAAATTAAATATTAATTATAACATAGATAAAACTGCAAGATGGAAGCAGGGTAAGACATTAAGTTTTGATATCCCAAAAGAAACTGAAAATACACTCGGAGTATACGTAATAAATTGGTTATGTACTGATATTGAAAATATTAAAGAAAATATCGGACTCGAAATTTTATCAGAAATTCTCCTAGACAGCTCATGTCAATTCACTATAAACATGCTAAAGAGTGAAATTGGTGATGTAATAGCTGATGTTAGTGGTATCAACACTGACATAAAAGAATGCGTATTTTCATTCGGATTGCAAAACGTACTTCCAGGAAAAATAGAAAAATTTAAAAATATGGTTTTTAATGAACTTAAAAATCTTGTTAAAGTAAAAATTCCAAAAGAACTCATACAAGGTATTCTCTTTGGTTATGAATTTGCATTAAGAGAAGAAAAAGGACAAGGTTGGCCTATTTCCTTAATGATCAAAAGTTTTAAAGGTTGGATACATGGCATGCATCCAACTGAAACTTTAAAAATTAATTATCATCTGGATGAGATTAAAAATAAACTAGAAAGAGGGGAACCTTACTTTGAAAATCTAATAGAAAAATATCTACTCAATAATAATCATTATACCCTAATCCATTTCAATCCATCAGATAAAATCCTTAAGGAGATGGAAGAAAAAATAGAAAAAAAATTAATGGATAGAGAAATTGATATTAAGAAAAATCCAAAAAAACTTGCCGAATTTACTAAAGATTATAATCAATTTAAAGACTATCAAAAAAAGAGCGATCTCAAATCCGGCATTGCTAAACTTCCCATGCTAAAAATAGAGGATTTGCCAAAAGAAGTTGAAAAAAGTTTAAATCTTAATGAAACTCCTGAACTTAAAGCACATACATTCGAACTTAAGAAAAATAATAACATCTTCAGTGTGCATTTATTTTTTAAATTAGATTTGTTGCAAAAAGAAGATTTTATGCATCTCTCTTTGTTAAAAAGAGCGATTCAAGATCTCTCTAGCCAAAATTACTCCTATGTAGACTTAAATAATAAAATCCAAAATATTTTGGGGCAACTAAACATATATGAAAGTTATGAAGAAGATATTCAAGGAAACATGATAAATTTGTTTAACATAACTTTTAAATCATTTAACAATAAAATTCAAGAATCATTTATATTAATTAAAGAAATTTTAACCAACATAAATTTTCATGATTACGACAGATTAAAAGAGGTAGTCTTAAGTCTAAAAAATGATTTCAAATCAATATTAATTCCCAAAGGACATATCTTCGCAACAACAAGATCAGAATCAAAATTAAGTCAAAGCAAATATCTACGGGAACTTCAATTTGGCATTACAGGAAGAGAATACTGGCAGAAAATCAAAATAGACATAGAATCTTTAAAAGAACTTGCATGTAATTTAGAAAATCTAAAAAACAAAATAATTTTTAAAGATAATCTCTCATCACTGCTCATAGGTAATACCAACGATGTCATTAAAAGATTAGAAAGCGAATTATTTACATTAAGAGAAAGTTTAAGTGAAAAGACTGACATAAATAACCCGCTTACAATACAACCATCAAGTAATACCTTAAAAGAAATAATCATTATCCCATCAAAAATATCTTTTAACTCAATGAGCTTTGTAAGCTATGCAATAACAGATGAAAATTATCCAAAAATAAATTTCCTAACACATATATTAAAAAGTGGAATCTTGTGGGAAAAAATAAGAGTCTTGGGTGGAGCATATGGCGCATTTGCATCCATTACAAACGGAATATTTTCTTTTACATCATATAGAGATCCGAACTTTGTAAAGACATATCAAGCTTTTGAAGCATCATTAGAAGAATTGGCTAATAATGAAATCAAAAATGAAGAGCTTTATACATACTTAGTAGGAGTCATTGGTCTTAGTACAAATGTGAAAACCAAATCCATAGAAATATTAGAAAGTTATAAGAGAAAAATGCTAAACATTAGTGATCAGCTAAGACAAGACATAAGAAATGCTTACTTTAAAATAACAAGCACAGATATTAAAAATATATCCGAACAAGTATTACACCAATTAAAACAAAAGAGTAGCCTCACATCTCTTGTAAGCAATGCAACTTACGAAGATGAGAAAGAAAAATTAGAAGCATTAATTGGAAAAAAATACAGACTAAAAAAAATATATTAA
- the rho gene encoding transcription termination factor Rho, translated as MDKKYEEFDLEDEMKRLNSSKELKIDDNAKKKIVKVVTKKESVSSGFKNPDIDRSRESNGASSDFDYDISDPDLESSIKTLEQSNIINFLGGKDFIVIDSLYDKPITEIRKVVEGLGTNHTIAVTMKKTELIFLLVKILTEHNINVLFTGVLDVLSDGYGFLRTASNSYLSGGNDVYVSPSQIRLFNLRTGDILYGQIRSPRDGERFFAMIKIKSINDQDPTFAQNRIPFDNLTPLYPSSKLNLEYENCNISTRLINLFSPIGKGQRALIVSPPKAGKTTLLQKIANAITTNYPDIVLMILLIDERPEEVTDMIRGVKGEVIASNFDEQASRHVQVAEMVIEKAKRLVENKKDVVILLDSITRLARAYNQTMPTSGKILSGGVDSNALHKPKRFFGSARNIEEGGSLTIIATALVDTGSKMDEVIFEEFKSTGNMELILDRSLADRRLFPAINIKKSGTRKEELLLSEEERSKILLIRKILSSVDDYEGVEALVEKMKKSKNNEIFLKTMSNGD; from the coding sequence ATGGATAAAAAATATGAGGAATTTGATTTAGAGGATGAAATGAAGCGTTTAAATTCTTCTAAGGAATTAAAAATTGATGATAATGCTAAGAAAAAAATAGTTAAAGTTGTAACTAAAAAAGAATCTGTTTCTAGTGGATTTAAAAACCCTGATATTGATAGATCAAGGGAATCTAATGGAGCCTCATCAGATTTTGATTATGATATATCTGATCCAGATTTAGAGAGCAGCATTAAGACTCTTGAGCAGAGCAACATTATTAATTTTTTAGGTGGTAAGGACTTTATAGTTATTGATAGTCTTTATGATAAACCAATTACCGAGATCAGAAAAGTTGTTGAGGGGCTTGGCACTAATCACACTATTGCGGTAACAATGAAGAAGACAGAATTAATATTTTTGCTTGTTAAGATATTAACTGAGCATAATATTAATGTTTTATTTACTGGTGTTCTTGATGTTTTAAGTGATGGATATGGCTTTTTACGTACAGCATCTAATTCTTATCTTTCAGGAGGTAATGATGTTTATGTTTCGCCGTCTCAGATTAGACTTTTTAATTTAAGGACAGGAGATATTTTATATGGGCAGATTAGGTCTCCAAGAGATGGCGAGAGATTTTTTGCAATGATTAAGATTAAAAGTATTAATGACCAGGATCCTACATTTGCACAAAATAGAATACCTTTTGATAATTTAACACCTTTATATCCTAGTTCAAAGTTGAATCTTGAATATGAAAATTGTAATATTTCTACGAGGCTTATTAATCTTTTCTCGCCTATTGGAAAAGGACAAAGAGCATTAATAGTATCACCTCCAAAAGCCGGGAAGACTACTTTACTTCAAAAGATAGCCAATGCAATTACTACTAATTATCCAGACATCGTTTTAATGATTTTGCTCATTGATGAGAGACCTGAAGAGGTTACTGATATGATTCGGGGTGTTAAGGGTGAAGTAATTGCATCAAATTTTGATGAGCAAGCTAGTAGACACGTTCAGGTTGCAGAGATGGTTATTGAAAAGGCAAAAAGACTTGTTGAGAATAAAAAAGATGTCGTTATTCTTTTAGATTCTATTACAAGACTTGCAAGAGCTTATAATCAGACTATGCCAACTTCTGGCAAGATACTCTCAGGAGGAGTTGATTCTAATGCTTTACATAAACCAAAAAGATTTTTTGGTTCTGCTAGAAATATCGAGGAAGGCGGAAGTCTTACTATTATAGCTACAGCTTTAGTTGATACTGGGAGCAAGATGGATGAAGTTATATTTGAGGAATTTAAGAGTACTGGTAACATGGAGTTAATTCTTGATAGAAGTTTGGCAGATAGAAGACTTTTCCCTGCTATTAATATTAAAAAATCAGGAACAAGAAAAGAAGAATTACTCTTGAGTGAAGAGGAACGTTCTAAAATTTTGCTTATTAGGAAAATTTTAAGCAGTGTTGATGATTATGAGGGCGTTGAAGCTTTGGTTGAAAAGATGAAAAAGAGTAAAAACAATGAAATCTTCCTAAAGACCATGAGTAATGGGGATTAG
- a CDS encoding HU family DNA-binding protein, whose amino-acid sequence MSFSRRPKVTKSDIVDQISLNIKNSNERLEKKYIRLVVDAFFEELKNSLCLNNIIEFRSFGTFELRKRKGRQNARNPQTGEYVNVDDHHVAYFRPGKDLKERVWSIKG is encoded by the coding sequence ATGTCTTTTTCAAGAAGACCCAAAGTTACTAAATCAGATATTGTTGACCAAATATCTTTAAATATTAAAAATAGTAATGAAAGATTAGAGAAAAAATATATAAGACTTGTAGTTGATGCTTTTTTTGAAGAACTTAAGAATAGTCTTTGTCTTAATAATATTATAGAGTTTAGATCTTTTGGCACATTTGAACTTAGGAAAAGAAAAGGTCGCCAAAATGCTCGTAATCCTCAAACAGGCGAGTATGTTAACGTTGATGATCATCATGTTGCTTATTTTCGTCCAGGAAAAGATTTAAAAGAACGAGTATGGAGCATTAAGGGATAG
- the serS gene encoding serine--tRNA ligase produces MLDLKFIRDNLELIQKNIKDRGLKLNLDLLISFDDERRKLVTKIGELNAARNENANAMKEKMDDSRRNYLIETGKALKSEIAVLEEKLNYIASRLLIEHKQIPNIAAPDVPVGEGEDGNVVLKLSGNIPKFDFKPKDHLAIGIDLDLFDFERAGEVSGNKFYYLKNEAVFLELALINFALNKLKLKGFDLFITPDVAREFIVDGIGFNPRGTESNIYKIEDTDKYLVGTAEITLGGYYYNTILDLKSPLRMAGLSHCFRKEAGAAGQFSKGLYRVHQFSKVEMFCLCKSEDSDRIHNEFLALEEEIFTELEIPYRVLNVCSFDLGAPAYKKYDIEAWMPGRGDNGEYGEVTSTSNCTDYQSRRLKIRYKDDGQSKFVHMINGTAIASTRTIIAILENFQDERGGVRIPKNLVKYTGFDYISPKN; encoded by the coding sequence ATGCTTGATTTGAAGTTTATAAGAGATAATTTAGAGCTTATTCAGAAAAATATTAAAGATAGAGGGTTAAAGTTAAATCTTGATCTGTTAATTTCTTTTGATGATGAGCGCAGAAAACTTGTTACTAAGATAGGCGAGTTGAATGCGGCAAGGAATGAAAACGCTAATGCTATGAAAGAAAAAATGGATGATTCTCGTAGGAATTATTTAATAGAGACTGGCAAGGCTTTAAAGTCCGAAATAGCAGTTTTGGAAGAGAAATTGAATTATATAGCATCTAGACTTTTAATTGAGCATAAGCAAATTCCAAATATTGCTGCTCCTGATGTTCCTGTTGGTGAGGGTGAAGATGGGAATGTTGTGTTAAAGTTATCAGGAAATATTCCAAAATTTGATTTTAAACCAAAGGATCACTTAGCCATTGGAATTGATTTGGATCTTTTTGATTTTGAAAGGGCAGGTGAGGTTAGCGGTAATAAGTTTTATTATCTTAAAAATGAAGCCGTTTTCTTAGAGCTTGCATTGATTAATTTTGCTTTAAATAAACTTAAACTCAAGGGTTTTGATTTATTTATCACACCTGATGTTGCAAGGGAATTTATAGTTGATGGGATTGGATTTAATCCCCGTGGCACTGAGAGTAATATTTATAAAATTGAAGATACAGATAAATATCTTGTTGGTACAGCTGAGATTACTCTTGGCGGATATTATTATAATACTATATTGGATCTTAAGTCCCCGCTAAGAATGGCAGGACTTTCTCATTGCTTCCGCAAAGAGGCTGGAGCAGCTGGGCAATTTTCTAAGGGACTTTATAGAGTGCATCAGTTTAGTAAGGTTGAAATGTTTTGTCTTTGCAAAAGTGAAGACTCTGATCGTATTCACAATGAGTTTTTAGCATTAGAGGAAGAGATTTTTACCGAACTTGAGATTCCATATAGAGTTTTAAATGTGTGCTCTTTTGATCTTGGAGCACCAGCTTATAAGAAATATGATATTGAAGCTTGGATGCCGGGTAGGGGAGATAATGGCGAGTATGGGGAGGTTACTTCAACCTCAAATTGTACAGATTATCAGTCAAGGCGCCTTAAGATTAGATATAAGGATGATGGCCAGAGTAAATTTGTACATATGATAAATGGAACAGCAATAGCTTCAACAAGAACTATTATTGCTATACTTGAGAACTTTCAGGATGAAAGAGGCGGAGTTAGAATACCTAAGAATTTGGTTAAATATACAGGTTTTGATTATATATCCCCTAAGAATTAG
- the dusA gene encoding tRNA dihydrouridine(20/20a) synthase DusA, translating into MLINRKISVAPMVAITDEHFRYMIRLLSKKVTLYTPMISAKSIIMGNLNKVVKQTPTDSPIAIQIATSCENDAAKAIEILENKFNFDEYNLNVGCPSSKVQNANYGACLMQTPTQVGKILKAMKKNTNKPVSIKHRIGIRNNKREYHEENYTELQQFVEKIMEYEIKNFTVHARIAILNGYSPKDNQNIPKLRHDFVYRLKQEHKNIFIEVNGGIKSSDHIKTHLSYVDSVMIGRAVAKDPYLIAKISREFLEEKEKIPTREEILLKMVEYIKEYDECLSISTILKHIMSIVFAKENACKFRQTLSAPFPKNLKNHEILLSAIEHLREDTLKSNS; encoded by the coding sequence ATGTTAATAAACCGAAAAATATCGGTAGCACCAATGGTAGCAATTACCGATGAACACTTTAGATATATGATAAGATTATTATCAAAAAAAGTCACTTTATACACTCCAATGATTTCTGCAAAATCAATTATCATGGGCAATTTAAATAAAGTTGTAAAACAAACTCCCACTGATTCTCCAATTGCAATTCAAATAGCAACAAGCTGTGAGAATGATGCTGCAAAAGCTATAGAAATTCTTGAAAATAAATTTAATTTTGATGAATATAATCTTAACGTTGGCTGCCCATCATCTAAGGTCCAAAACGCAAACTATGGGGCCTGTCTAATGCAAACCCCAACCCAAGTAGGCAAAATCTTGAAAGCCATGAAAAAAAATACAAATAAACCTGTCTCAATCAAACACAGAATAGGTATAAGAAATAATAAAAGAGAATATCATGAAGAAAACTACACAGAACTGCAACAATTCGTAGAAAAAATTATGGAATATGAAATAAAAAATTTTACTGTTCATGCACGAATAGCCATATTAAATGGATACTCTCCTAAAGATAATCAAAATATCCCAAAACTTAGACATGACTTTGTATATCGATTGAAACAAGAACATAAAAATATATTTATTGAAGTAAATGGAGGAATTAAGAGTAGCGATCACATAAAAACACATCTATCTTATGTAGATTCCGTCATGATTGGAAGAGCTGTAGCAAAGGATCCATATTTAATTGCAAAAATTTCAAGAGAATTCCTAGAAGAAAAGGAAAAAATTCCAACAAGAGAAGAAATATTATTAAAAATGGTAGAATATATCAAAGAGTACGATGAATGCCTTTCAATTAGCACTATACTAAAACACATAATGAGCATAGTATTTGCCAAAGAAAATGCTTGTAAATTTAGACAAACTTTAAGTGCACCTTTTCCTAAAAATCTTAAAAATCACGAAATACTCTTAAGTGCAATTGAACACTTAAGAGAAGATACTTTAAAATCTAATTCTTAG
- a CDS encoding type B 50S ribosomal protein L31, with protein MKKDIHPVSNLVVFKDGANGTMFLTRSTLTSRETIKYSDNKEYPLITVEITSKSHPFYTGQQKFVDAAGRIDKFNKKYKKLK; from the coding sequence ATGAAAAAAGATATACATCCTGTTAGTAATTTAGTGGTATTTAAAGATGGTGCTAATGGCACGATGTTTTTAACTAGATCTACTTTAACTTCAAGAGAGACAATTAAGTATAGTGATAATAAAGAGTATCCATTAATCACTGTTGAGATTACAAGTAAATCACATCCCTTCTATACAGGCCAACAAAAATTTGTGGATGCAGCAGGTAGAATTGATAAATTTAACAAAAAGTATAAAAAACTTAAATAG